One window of Sphingomonas sp. KC8 genomic DNA carries:
- the gltB gene encoding glutamate synthase large subunit: protein MNYDQPNPAIDAERRRLAEEGMYRPDSESDACGVGLVAATDGKASRRVVTAAIDALKAVWHRGAVDADGKTGDGAGIHVDLPVRFFDDAIEGSGHRPLPNRLAVGMIFLPRTDLAAQETCRTIVESEIIDFGYTIYGWRQVPVDVSVIGEKAQATRPEIEQIMIAGPLPDAMDQAEFEKNLYLIRRRIERKVIEAQIQGFYVCSLSCRSIVYKGLFLAEELSVFYPDLKDERFVSRIAIFHQRYSTNTFPQWWLAQPFRNLAHNGEINTIRGNTNWMKSHEIKMASLAFGEHSEEIKPLIPAGASDTAALDAVFEAICRSGRDAPTAKLMLVPEAWQQADLPQPHADMYSYLASVMEPWDGPAALAMTDGRWAVAGVDRNALRPLRTTQTADNLLIVGSETGMVVVPESSIIRKGRMGPGQMIAIDLDEGRLYDDRAIKDRISGEHPYGEWVKDFLTIDDLAPVADASPHYDRADLIRRQVAAGQTLEDMELILAPQIEDAKEAIGSMGDDTPLAVVSDKPRLISQFFRQNFSQVTNPPIDSLREAQVMSLKTRFGNLANILDVEAQQSNVLVLDSPVLDCADWVRLKNHFGSHAAEIDCTYPLSDEGDALRQAIAHVRAEAEKAVREGKTELFLTDENVGPGRVSMAMILAAAAVHTHLVRKGLRSYASINVRSAECLDTHYYAVLIGVGATTVNAYLAEAAILDRHQRGLFGDLTIEQCLQRHRKAIDDGLLKIMSKMGIAVISSYRGGYNFEAVGLSRALVNDLFPGLPAKISGEGYASLQYAARLRHDQAYDEGVVTLPIGGFYRQRNGGETHAYSAQLMHLLQTAVSTDSYSTYLQFSRGVKDQPPVYLRDLLEFNWAREAIAIDSVEAITEIRKRFVTPGMSLGALSPEAHETLAIAMNRIGAKAVSGEGGEDKSRYQPYENGDNANSVIKQIASGRFGVTAEYLNAAEEIEIKVAQGAKPGEGGQLPGFKVTTQIAKLRHSTPGVMLISPPPHHDIYSIEDLAQLIYDLKQINPRARVCVKLVSQAGIGTVAAGVAKAHADVILVAGNVGGTGASPQTSVKYAGTPWEMGLTEANQVLTLNGLRHRVKLRTDGGLKTGRDIVIAAILGAEEFGIGTLSLVAMGCIMVRQCHSNTCPVGVCTQDEELRKKFVGSPEKVINLMTFIAEEVREILAKLGVRSLDEVIGRTELLRQVSRGAEHLDDLDLNPVLAKVDAPDDKRRFNIPTFRNEVPDSLDAQMIADAKAVFERGEKMQLTYTVRNTHRAVGTRFSSEIVRRFGMSKLADGHVHVRLRGSAGQSLGAFAAKGLTLEVFGDANDYVGKGLSGAIITVRPTVSSPLESKSNTILGNTVLYGATAGKLFAAGQAGERFAVRNSGATVVVEGCGANGCEYMTGGTAVILGQVGQNFGAGMTGGMAFVLDEQGDFADRANPESILWQRLASVHWETRLKGLIAEHAVATDSKWSNTVLDDWDRWRHHFWQVCPREMVSRLDHPLTDEDANAAAVAAE, encoded by the coding sequence ATGAACTACGATCAGCCGAACCCCGCCATCGATGCCGAACGCCGCCGTCTGGCCGAAGAAGGCATGTACCGCCCCGACAGCGAATCCGATGCCTGCGGCGTCGGCCTTGTCGCTGCGACCGACGGCAAGGCGTCGCGCCGGGTGGTGACGGCGGCGATCGACGCGCTGAAGGCGGTGTGGCACCGAGGTGCTGTCGATGCCGATGGCAAGACGGGCGACGGCGCCGGCATCCATGTCGATCTGCCGGTGCGCTTCTTCGACGATGCGATCGAGGGATCGGGCCACCGCCCGCTGCCGAACCGGCTGGCCGTGGGCATGATCTTCCTGCCGCGCACCGATCTGGCGGCGCAGGAAACCTGCCGCACGATCGTTGAAAGCGAAATCATCGATTTCGGCTACACCATCTATGGCTGGCGCCAGGTGCCGGTCGACGTGTCGGTGATCGGCGAAAAGGCGCAGGCCACCCGCCCCGAAATCGAACAGATCATGATCGCCGGGCCGCTGCCCGATGCGATGGATCAGGCTGAATTCGAAAAGAATCTCTACCTCATCCGCAGGCGCATCGAACGCAAGGTGATCGAGGCCCAGATCCAGGGCTTCTACGTCTGTTCGCTGTCGTGCCGGTCGATCGTCTACAAGGGCCTGTTCCTTGCCGAAGAACTGTCGGTTTTCTATCCCGACCTGAAGGACGAACGCTTCGTTTCGCGTATCGCGATCTTCCACCAGCGTTATTCCACCAACACCTTCCCGCAATGGTGGCTGGCGCAGCCGTTCCGCAATCTGGCGCATAACGGTGAAATCAACACGATCCGTGGCAACACCAACTGGATGAAGAGCCACGAGATCAAGATGGCCAGCCTCGCCTTTGGCGAGCATTCGGAAGAGATCAAGCCACTGATCCCGGCCGGCGCGTCGGATACGGCGGCGCTGGATGCGGTGTTCGAAGCAATCTGCCGTTCGGGCCGCGACGCGCCGACCGCCAAGCTGATGCTGGTGCCGGAAGCGTGGCAGCAAGCCGATCTGCCGCAGCCGCATGCCGACATGTATTCCTACCTCGCGTCGGTGATGGAGCCGTGGGACGGGCCGGCCGCATTGGCGATGACCGATGGCCGCTGGGCCGTGGCCGGCGTCGATCGCAACGCGCTGCGCCCGCTGCGCACCACGCAGACGGCGGACAATCTGCTGATCGTCGGTTCGGAAACCGGCATGGTTGTGGTTCCGGAAAGCTCGATCATCCGCAAGGGCCGCATGGGCCCGGGCCAGATGATCGCGATCGATCTCGACGAAGGCCGTCTGTACGACGACCGCGCGATCAAGGATCGCATCTCGGGCGAGCATCCCTATGGCGAATGGGTCAAGGACTTCCTGACGATCGACGATCTGGCCCCCGTGGCCGATGCCTCGCCGCACTATGACCGGGCCGATCTGATCCGCCGCCAGGTGGCCGCCGGCCAGACGCTGGAAGATATGGAACTGATCCTGGCGCCCCAGATCGAGGATGCCAAGGAAGCGATCGGGTCGATGGGCGATGATACGCCGCTGGCCGTGGTTTCGGATAAGCCGCGCCTGATCAGCCAGTTCTTCCGCCAGAATTTCAGCCAGGTGACGAACCCGCCGATTGATAGCTTGCGCGAAGCGCAGGTGATGTCGCTCAAGACGCGGTTCGGCAACCTCGCCAACATCCTCGATGTCGAAGCGCAGCAGTCGAACGTGCTGGTGCTCGATTCACCGGTGCTGGATTGCGCCGATTGGGTGCGGCTCAAGAATCATTTCGGCAGCCATGCGGCCGAAATCGACTGCACCTATCCGCTCAGCGATGAGGGCGATGCGCTGCGCCAGGCGATCGCGCATGTCCGCGCCGAAGCCGAAAAGGCCGTCCGCGAAGGCAAGACCGAACTGTTCCTGACCGACGAGAATGTCGGGCCGGGCCGCGTCTCGATGGCGATGATCCTGGCCGCGGCGGCGGTGCACACCCACCTCGTGCGCAAGGGGTTGCGGTCCTATGCGTCGATCAATGTGCGGTCGGCCGAATGCCTCGACACGCATTATTATGCGGTGCTGATCGGCGTCGGCGCGACCACGGTGAACGCCTATCTGGCCGAAGCGGCGATCCTGGATCGTCACCAGCGCGGCCTGTTCGGCGATCTGACGATCGAACAATGCCTGCAGCGGCATCGCAAGGCGATCGACGATGGTCTCTTGAAGATCATGTCGAAGATGGGGATCGCGGTGATCTCCAGCTATCGCGGCGGTTATAATTTCGAAGCGGTCGGCCTGTCGCGCGCGCTGGTCAACGATCTGTTCCCCGGCCTGCCGGCCAAGATCTCGGGCGAAGGCTATGCCTCGCTCCAGTACGCCGCCCGGCTGCGCCATGATCAGGCCTATGACGAAGGCGTCGTGACCTTGCCGATCGGCGGCTTTTATCGTCAGCGCAACGGCGGCGAGACGCACGCTTATTCGGCGCAGCTGATGCACCTGTTGCAGACGGCGGTGTCGACCGACAGCTATTCGACCTATCTGCAGTTTTCGCGCGGGGTGAAGGATCAGCCGCCGGTTTATCTGCGCGACCTGCTCGAATTCAACTGGGCGCGCGAGGCGATCGCGATCGACAGCGTCGAAGCGATCACCGAGATCCGCAAGCGGTTCGTGACGCCGGGCATGTCGCTTGGCGCGCTTTCTCCGGAAGCGCACGAAACGCTGGCGATCGCGATGAACCGGATCGGTGCGAAGGCCGTGTCGGGCGAAGGTGGCGAGGACAAGTCGCGCTACCAGCCCTATGAAAATGGCGACAACGCCAATTCGGTGATCAAGCAGATCGCGTCCGGCCGTTTCGGCGTCACCGCTGAATATCTGAACGCGGCCGAAGAAATCGAAATCAAGGTGGCCCAGGGCGCCAAGCCCGGCGAAGGCGGCCAGCTTCCCGGTTTCAAGGTGACGACGCAGATCGCCAAGCTTCGGCATTCCACCCCCGGCGTGATGCTGATTTCGCCGCCGCCGCACCATGACATCTATTCGATCGAAGATCTTGCCCAGCTGATCTACGATCTGAAACAGATCAATCCGCGGGCGCGGGTGTGCGTGAAGCTTGTCAGCCAGGCGGGCATCGGCACGGTCGCGGCGGGTGTCGCCAAGGCGCATGCCGACGTGATCCTCGTTGCCGGCAATGTCGGCGGCACCGGCGCCAGCCCGCAAACGTCGGTGAAATATGCCGGTACGCCGTGGGAAATGGGGCTGACCGAAGCCAATCAGGTGCTGACGCTCAACGGGTTGCGGCATCGGGTTAAGCTGCGCACCGATGGCGGCCTGAAGACCGGGCGTGACATCGTGATCGCCGCGATCCTGGGGGCCGAGGAGTTCGGCATCGGCACGCTGTCGCTGGTGGCGATGGGCTGCATCATGGTCCGCCAGTGCCATTCGAACACCTGCCCGGTGGGCGTGTGCACGCAGGATGAAGAACTGCGCAAGAAGTTCGTCGGATCGCCCGAAAAGGTGATCAACCTGATGACCTTCATCGCCGAGGAAGTGCGCGAAATCCTTGCCAAGCTCGGCGTGCGCTCGCTCGACGAAGTGATCGGCCGTACCGAACTGCTCCGTCAGGTCAGCCGTGGCGCCGAACATCTCGACGATCTCGACTTGAACCCGGTGCTGGCCAAGGTCGACGCGCCGGACGACAAGCGCCGTTTCAACATCCCGACCTTCCGCAACGAAGTGCCGGACAGCCTCGACGCGCAGATGATCGCGGATGCCAAGGCCGTGTTCGAACGCGGCGAAAAAATGCAGCTGACCTATACGGTGCGCAACACGCATCGCGCCGTCGGCACGCGTTTCTCGTCCGAAATCGTCCGCCGCTTCGGCATGTCGAAGCTGGCTGACGGCCACGTCCATGTCCGCCTGCGCGGCAGCGCGGGCCAGTCGCTCGGCGCGTTCGCGGCCAAGGGGCTGACGCTCGAAGTGTTCGGCGACGCCAATGATTATGTCGGCAAGGGGCTTTCGGGCGCGATCATCACGGTGCGGCCCACCGTGTCGTCGCCGCTGGAAAGCAAGTCGAACACGATCCTTGGCAACACCGTGCTCTATGGCGCGACGGCGGGTAAGCTGTTTGCCGCCGGCCAGGCGGGCGAACGCTTCGCGGTCCGCAATTCGGGCGCGACCGTCGTCGTCGAAGGCTGCGGCGCCAATGGCTGCGAATATATGACCGGCGGCACCGCCGTGATCCTGGGGCAAGTCGGCCAGAATTTCGGCGCCGGCATGACGGGGGGCATGGCGTTCGTGCTCGACGAACAGGGTGACTTCGCCGATCGGGCGAACCCGGAAAGCATCCTGTGGCAGCGCCTGGCGTCGGTCCATTGGGAAACCCGGCTCAAGGGCCTGATCGCCGAACATGCCGTGGCCACCGACAGCAAATGGTCGAACACGGTTCTCGACGATTGGGATCGCTGGCGGCATCATTTCTGGCAGGTTTGCCCGCGCGAAATGGTGTCGCGGCTTGATCATCCGCTGACCGACGAAGATGCAAATGCGGCGGCCGTCGCCGCGGAATGA
- the purT gene encoding formate-dependent phosphoribosylglycinamide formyltransferase: MAYTAKLLLLGSGELGKEFAISAKRLGCHVVACDNYAGAPAMQVADEQETFSMLDADRLRAAIEKHRPDYIVPEVEAIRTEVLQEVEAQGFTVVPSARAAYMTMNRDRIREVAATELGLRTSRYRYAENLDEVRAGAAHTGFPCVIKPVMSSSGKGQLTVADASGLEAAWDYAVANMRGDRRKVIVEEFVAFDYEITLLTVRTRDGVLFCPPIGHRQERGDYQESWQPTPMSAAHLADAQAMAAKVVDNLGGYGIFGIEFFVTADEVIFSELSPRPHDTGMVTLLSQNLTEFDLHIRAILGLPINAIRLHGPTASAVVLADREAEGFHIDGVADAMALGTPDHDVDVRVFGKPTTRTNRRMAVALASGATTDEARRIAAEAAARIKITYD, encoded by the coding sequence ATGGCCTATACCGCCAAGCTGCTGCTGCTCGGATCCGGAGAACTCGGCAAGGAATTTGCGATATCGGCCAAACGGCTGGGCTGCCATGTCGTCGCCTGCGACAATTATGCCGGGGCGCCTGCGATGCAGGTGGCGGATGAGCAGGAAACCTTCTCGATGCTCGATGCCGATCGGCTGCGCGCTGCGATCGAAAAGCACCGGCCCGATTATATCGTGCCCGAGGTCGAGGCGATCCGCACCGAAGTGCTGCAGGAGGTGGAAGCCCAAGGCTTCACCGTCGTGCCCTCTGCGCGCGCCGCCTACATGACGATGAACCGCGATCGCATCCGTGAAGTCGCCGCGACCGAACTGGGCCTGCGCACCTCGCGCTATCGCTACGCCGAAAATCTCGATGAGGTGCGGGCCGGCGCCGCGCACACCGGTTTCCCATGCGTGATCAAGCCGGTGATGTCATCATCGGGCAAGGGGCAGTTGACGGTCGCCGACGCAAGCGGGCTGGAAGCCGCGTGGGATTATGCCGTCGCCAACATGCGCGGCGATCGGCGCAAGGTGATCGTCGAGGAATTCGTGGCCTTCGACTATGAAATCACCTTGCTCACCGTGCGCACCCGCGATGGCGTTTTGTTCTGCCCGCCGATCGGCCACCGCCAGGAACGGGGCGATTATCAGGAAAGCTGGCAGCCGACACCGATGAGTGCGGCGCACCTGGCTGATGCGCAGGCGATGGCCGCCAAGGTGGTCGATAATCTCGGCGGCTATGGCATTTTCGGGATCGAATTCTTCGTCACCGCCGATGAAGTGATCTTTTCCGAATTGTCGCCGCGCCCGCACGACACCGGCATGGTGACGTTGCTGTCGCAGAATCTGACGGAGTTCGATCTCCATATCCGCGCGATCCTTGGCCTGCCGATCAACGCGATCCGCCTGCACGGGCCGACCGCATCGGCGGTGGTGCTGGCCGATCGCGAGGCGGAGGGTTTCCACATCGACGGCGTGGCCGATGCGATGGCGCTGGGTACGCCTGACCATGATGTCGATGTGCGGGTGTTCGGCAAACCGACGACGCGGACGAACCGGCGGATGGCGGTGGCGCTGGCATCGGGCGCCACCACTGACGAAGCCCGCCGCATCGCCGCCGAGGCGGCCGCGCGCATCAAGATCACCTATGATTGA
- a CDS encoding PrkA family serine protein kinase, protein MATNDLFSDYVRTYEARRQAEMTLEDYLRGCRADPLMYATAPERLLAAIGEPEIVDTARDQRLGRIFMNRTIRTYPTFAEFYGMEETIEQIVGFFRHASQGLEERKQILYLLGPVGGGKSSLAERLKALMEVHPIYALKAGDDISPIFESPLVLFDPDVNGAAIEDQFGIPRRRLLGLLSPWCRKRLDEFGGDISRFKVVRLMPSRTHQIAISKTEPGDENNQDISSLVGKVDIRKLEMLSQNDPDAYSYSGGLNRANQGILEFVEMFKAPIKMLHPLLTATQEGNYIGTENIGAIPFSGVIMAHSNESEWQNFKHNKNNEAFIDRIYVIKVPYCLRATEERHIYEKLVRGSELAAAPCAPGTFDMLARFAVLTRLRAHENSNAYSKMRVYDGETLRETDPRAKSMQEYKDAAGVDEGMDGISTRFAFKALASTFNHDTPEIAADPVHLMYVLERMVRQEQFPTETETRYLEYIKGELAPRYAEFIGNEIQKAYLESYHDYGQNLFDRYVAYADAWIEDLDFKDPDTGQLLDREVINQELSKIEKPAGIANPKDFRNEVVKFALRMRAGNEGRNPSWTSYEKIRDVIERRMFSQVEDLLPVISFGSKQDSETEKKHGEFVERMTARGYTERQVRRLVEWYMRVKQAG, encoded by the coding sequence ATGGCGACCAATGATCTGTTCTCCGATTATGTTCGGACGTACGAGGCCCGCCGCCAGGCAGAAATGACGCTGGAGGATTATCTGCGCGGGTGCCGCGCGGATCCTTTGATGTACGCGACGGCGCCGGAACGGCTGCTGGCGGCGATCGGCGAACCTGAAATCGTCGATACGGCACGCGATCAGCGGCTCGGCCGGATCTTCATGAACCGCACGATCCGCACCTATCCCACCTTCGCCGAATTTTACGGGATGGAAGAGACGATCGAACAGATTGTCGGCTTCTTCCGCCACGCATCGCAAGGGTTGGAGGAGCGCAAGCAGATTCTGTATCTGCTGGGGCCGGTGGGGGGCGGCAAATCCTCGCTCGCCGAACGGCTGAAGGCGTTGATGGAAGTGCACCCCATCTACGCGCTGAAGGCTGGCGACGATATCAGCCCGATCTTCGAAAGCCCGCTCGTCCTGTTCGATCCCGACGTGAACGGGGCGGCGATCGAGGATCAGTTCGGCATCCCGCGCCGGCGGTTGCTGGGGTTGCTCAGCCCGTGGTGCCGCAAACGGCTGGATGAGTTTGGCGGTGATATTTCGCGGTTCAAGGTGGTGCGGCTGATGCCGTCGCGCACCCACCAGATCGCGATTTCGAAAACCGAACCGGGGGATGAGAATAATCAGGATATTTCGTCGCTGGTCGGCAAGGTCGATATCCGCAAGCTCGAAATGCTGTCGCAGAACGATCCCGATGCCTACAGCTATTCGGGCGGGCTGAACCGGGCCAACCAGGGCATTCTCGAATTTGTCGAAATGTTCAAGGCGCCGATCAAGATGCTCCATCCGCTGCTGACGGCGACGCAGGAGGGCAATTATATCGGCACCGAAAATATCGGCGCGATCCCGTTTTCGGGCGTCATCATGGCGCATTCGAACGAATCCGAATGGCAGAATTTCAAGCATAACAAGAATAATGAAGCGTTCATCGATCGCATCTACGTGATCAAGGTGCCTTATTGCCTGCGCGCCACCGAAGAACGGCATATCTATGAAAAACTGGTGCGCGGATCGGAACTGGCGGCGGCGCCCTGCGCACCCGGCACGTTCGATATGCTGGCGCGCTTCGCGGTGTTGACCCGGCTACGCGCGCATGAAAATTCAAACGCTTATTCGAAGATGCGGGTCTATGACGGCGAAACGCTGCGCGAGACCGACCCGCGCGCCAAGAGCATGCAGGAATATAAGGATGCGGCCGGCGTCGACGAAGGCATGGACGGCATTTCGACGCGTTTTGCGTTCAAGGCGCTGGCGTCGACTTTCAACCATGACACACCCGAAATTGCCGCCGATCCCGTGCACCTGATGTACGTGCTGGAACGGATGGTGCGGCAGGAACAATTCCCCACCGAAACCGAAACCCGCTATCTGGAATATATCAAGGGCGAGCTGGCGCCGCGCTATGCCGAATTCATCGGCAACGAAATCCAGAAGGCCTATCTCGAATCCTACCACGATTATGGCCAGAACCTGTTCGACCGCTATGTCGCTTATGCCGATGCGTGGATCGAGGATCTGGATTTCAAGGATCCCGACACCGGGCAATTGCTTGATCGCGAAGTGATCAATCAGGAATTGTCGAAGATTGAAAAGCCGGCGGGTATCGCCAACCCCAAGGATTTCCGCAACGAAGTGGTGAAGTTCGCGCTCAGGATGCGGGCCGGCAACGAAGGGCGCAATCCATCCTGGACATCGTATGAAAAGATCCGCGACGTGATCGAACGGCGGATGTTCAGCCAGGTCGAAGATCTGCTGCCGGTGATCAGTTTCGGATCGAAGCAGGATAGCGAAACCGAAAAGAAGCATGGTGAATTCGTCGAACGGATGACGGCGCGCGGTTACACCGAACGCCAGGTCCGCCGCCTCGTCGAATGGTACATGCGCGTCAAGCAGGCGGGGTGA
- a CDS encoding YeaH/YhbH family protein, with amino-acid sequence MHIIDRRLNPGGKSLVNRQRFLRRVKTLVQRAVRDSLKDRSIRELDQEGEVTIVRDGMNEPTFHRSGQGGNRDHVLPGNREYMEGDTMDRPDPAGGGGSGAGEGDGENEFRFVLTREEFLDLFLDDLELPDLAKRRLAADEIEGVRRAGYTTSGSPASLSVSRTMRHAMARRLALRRPSREDLRELDEEIARIEGRNPPEPGDDARLAALRDERDRIERRRRLISYVDPVDLRYRRYEANPRPVARAVMFCLMDVSGSMTEHMKDLAKRFFALLHLFLTRCYRHVDVVFIRHTDHADEVDEQTFFYSPETGGTLVSSALAKMLAVVAQRYRPDDWNIYVAQASDGDNLTRDNPLTCSLMQDEILPISQYVAYLEVGREEDPMVEGSVTADSDLWRAYQAVAGPKGRFAMRKVHHRREIYPVFRELFQRRGVADRGRDG; translated from the coding sequence ATGCACATCATCGATCGACGCCTGAACCCCGGCGGCAAGAGCCTGGTCAATCGACAGCGCTTCCTGCGGCGGGTGAAGACGTTGGTGCAGCGGGCGGTGCGCGACAGCCTGAAGGATCGCAGCATCCGCGAACTCGATCAGGAAGGCGAGGTCACGATCGTTCGCGATGGGATGAACGAACCGACCTTCCATCGATCCGGCCAGGGAGGAAACCGCGATCACGTCCTGCCCGGCAACCGCGAATATATGGAAGGCGATACGATGGATCGGCCCGATCCGGCCGGTGGCGGTGGATCGGGGGCAGGGGAAGGGGACGGCGAAAACGAGTTTCGCTTTGTCCTGACGCGCGAGGAATTTCTCGATCTGTTCCTCGATGATCTCGAACTGCCCGATCTTGCCAAGCGCCGGCTGGCGGCGGACGAGATCGAAGGTGTCCGCCGCGCCGGCTATACGACGAGCGGATCCCCGGCCAGCCTGTCGGTATCGCGCACGATGCGCCACGCCATGGCCCGCCGCCTCGCGCTCAGACGGCCAAGCCGGGAAGACTTGCGCGAACTGGATGAGGAAATCGCCCGGATCGAAGGGCGCAACCCGCCCGAACCGGGGGACGATGCGCGGCTGGCGGCGTTACGCGATGAACGCGACCGGATCGAACGCCGCCGCCGGCTGATCTCCTACGTCGATCCGGTCGATCTGCGCTATCGTCGCTATGAAGCAAACCCCCGGCCGGTCGCGCGCGCGGTGATGTTCTGCCTGATGGATGTGTCCGGTTCGATGACCGAGCATATGAAGGATCTGGCCAAGCGCTTCTTCGCGCTGCTCCATCTATTCCTCACCCGCTGCTATCGCCATGTCGACGTGGTGTTCATCCGGCATACCGATCATGCCGATGAGGTGGATGAACAGACCTTCTTCTACAGCCCCGAAACCGGCGGCACCTTGGTGTCGAGCGCACTGGCCAAGATGCTGGCGGTCGTCGCCCAGCGTTATCGGCCGGACGATTGGAACATCTATGTCGCGCAGGCTTCCGACGGCGACAATCTGACGCGGGACAATCCGTTGACGTGCAGCCTGATGCAGGACGAAATTCTGCCGATCAGCCAATATGTCGCTTATCTCGAAGTCGGGCGCGAGGAGGATCCGATGGTGGAAGGCAGCGTCACCGCCGACAGCGATCTGTGGCGCGCGTATCAGGCGGTGGCGGGGCCGAAGGGGCGGTTTGCGATGCGCAAGGTGCACCATCGTCGCGAAATCTATCCGGTGTTCCGTGAACTGTTCCAGCGGCGCGGCGTGGCCGATCGGGGACGCGACGGATGA
- a CDS encoding SpoVR family protein: protein MSVRTDTPLFEGSDWDFDLIRRIHDAVERIALGEMKLDIYPNQIEVITVEQMLDAYASTGMPLFYKHWSFGKQFLANEAMYRKGLRGLAYEMVINSNPCINYIMQENSATMQAIVIAHAAFGHNHFFKNNYVFKQWTDAGGIIDYLEFAKRYIASCEERYGEQAVERLLDAAHALMNQGIHRYPRVRARDLLAEAARESERRAYQESIYDDLWRTLPKKAAQAPVAVDQRRHALNLPQENILYFLEKSAPKLAPWQREILRIIRLIAQYFYPQRQTKVMNEGAATYCHYRIMTALHEAGRLTDGSFMEFLQSHTNVVYQPMFDSGHYGGLNPYALGFGIMQDIGRICREPTDEDRIWFPDIAGKGDADGVLRHIWANYRDESFLVQFLSPHMIRHWRLFKLDDHAADPKLRVDAIHDERGYRAIRRALALHHDIGRQEPDIQIVDVDLAGDRKLILEHSVSDGVLLADGDVTAVLQHLADLWGYEVCLAERDRESGREYRQHRVQPRAGSPG, encoded by the coding sequence ATGAGCGTGCGCACCGATACCCCGCTGTTCGAGGGCAGCGACTGGGACTTCGATCTCATCCGTCGCATCCATGATGCGGTCGAACGGATCGCGCTGGGCGAGATGAAACTCGATATCTATCCCAACCAGATCGAGGTGATCACCGTCGAACAGATGCTGGATGCCTATGCGTCCACGGGCATGCCGCTTTTCTACAAGCATTGGTCGTTCGGGAAACAGTTTCTGGCCAATGAGGCGATGTACCGCAAGGGCCTGCGCGGGCTGGCTTATGAGATGGTGATCAATTCGAACCCTTGCATCAATTATATCATGCAGGAAAACAGCGCGACGATGCAGGCGATCGTCATCGCCCACGCTGCCTTCGGGCATAATCATTTCTTCAAGAATAACTATGTGTTCAAGCAATGGACCGATGCGGGCGGCATTATCGATTATCTGGAATTTGCCAAACGCTATATCGCGAGTTGCGAGGAGCGATATGGCGAACAGGCGGTCGAACGGCTGCTGGATGCCGCCCACGCGCTGATGAACCAGGGCATCCACCGCTATCCGCGCGTCCGTGCGCGCGATCTGCTGGCGGAAGCGGCGCGCGAAAGTGAACGCCGCGCCTATCAGGAAAGCATTTACGACGATCTGTGGCGTACCCTGCCGAAGAAGGCGGCGCAGGCCCCGGTGGCGGTGGATCAGCGCCGCCACGCGCTCAATCTGCCGCAGGAAAATATCCTCTATTTTCTTGAAAAGTCAGCGCCGAAACTCGCGCCATGGCAGCGCGAAATCCTGCGGATCATCCGGCTGATCGCGCAATATTTCTACCCGCAGCGCCAGACCAAGGTGATGAACGAAGGGGCGGCCACTTATTGCCATTACCGCATCATGACGGCGCTGCACGAAGCCGGCCGGCTCACTGACGGTTCGTTCATGGAATTTCTCCAGTCACACACCAACGTCGTTTATCAGCCGATGTTCGATTCCGGCCATTATGGCGGGCTGAACCCTTATGCGCTGGGGTTCGGCATCATGCAGGATATCGGCCGCATCTGCCGTGAACCCACCGACGAGGACCGCATCTGGTTTCCCGATATCGCCGGCAAGGGCGATGCGGACGGGGTGCTCAGGCATATCTGGGCCAATTATCGCGACGAAAGTTTCCTCGTCCAGTTTCTCAGCCCGCACATGATCCGCCACTGGCGGCTGTTCAAGCTGGACGACCATGCGGCCGATCCGAAGCTGCGGGTCGATGCGATCCATGATGAGCGGGGCTATCGCGCTATCCGCCGCGCGCTGGCGCTGCACCATGATATTGGCCGGCAGGAACCGGATATCCAGATCGTCGATGTCGATCTGGCCGGGGATCGCAAGCTGATATTGGAACATAGCGTCAGCGATGGCGTGCTGTTGGCGGATGGCGATGTCACGGCCGTGTTGCAGCACCTGGCCGATCTGTGGGGGTATGAAGTATGCCTTGCCGAACGCGATCGGGAGAGTGGCAGGGAATATAGGCAACACCGCGTGCAGCCGCGCGCGGGCAGCCCCGGCTGA